The Torulaspora delbrueckii CBS 1146 chromosome 1, complete genome DNA segment ATTCACAAATGGACAAGGAACAAAAACTATCCGGAAACTATTTCTTCCTTGACAATACTGGCGTTTGAATAGTCAATCCAACATTTTGACCATTCGGTTGGCGTAACTTATTTATGCGGGCATAGAGCCCCGACTCTAAGAGCTACTGCTCATTCATGTATTGTATTTGCATTTCTAGTTTTCGAATATACCTTGAGATATGCACTACTATATGTCTTTTAATCCTAACAGCTAtctcatttttcaaaatctcagTTAACGTTTGGTTCTTAGCGCGAACATTCACTGCATTAATAGAAAATATTAAGAAGGTCAAATGTGAAAATTGATTAGAAAGGCATTATATGGTTGAAGTCGATATTAAATCCATTGAGACCATTCTTTAGCATATCTGGGTACCTCAAAAATTAGTTTACTGAGTCCATAGACTGAACTCGTCTTGATGTTACCTAAATAACTAATTAAAAGCACAGAAAAAAATAAGGCACTGGTGAAGAGGTATCTAAACAGTCTTCTATGACACCTGGAGTTATCGTAATAGTCCATCGACTATATAATTATCGCTTATAGTCAACGGCTATTAAATAATGAACAAGACGTATGAGGTGACCGGTGGACATCTGCAATTCGTCATAATCAAATAGTCAAAAAGTCTAAAACACTACACATCGATTCATATTAAGAGTCTCGAGAGGCCTCTTGCCGCCACTATGAGTTTCCTATCAAAGATCTCTAACTTAAGAAAAGCCACTCCCGTTGTGCCGCCAAAGCAAGAACCAGTTAGCGATAAAAAGTcgaatgaagaagaatacacGATATTGCCCCGGAACTATgtaagagaagaagatccaGCTGTTAGGAGATTAAAGGAACTAAGGCGGcaagaacttttgaaaagtggAGAGCTTTCCAAGAAGGTGCGTGGCCAAAGTAAGCCTGCTCCGACcagaagaaggaaagatgatgatgagggAGGTTCAATGGGAACCAAGTTTAAAAGGAAAGTAAGACCACATTCAGCAGGGTCTTCATTACCTACTACAAATGCAAAGAAGGCTGAACCTTTAAAAAAGCTAAGTTTTGATGAGCTTATGAAGCAAGCTGAGAATAATGCCCAGGAGAAACCGAATGCCATGAAAGAGCCCTCTCCTGTAAACAGTGGGCCCCATCGAATCCCGAAGAGCCAAGGAACAACTCAACAATATGTCAAGAAAATTGGTTTTAAGAAAGGTGCCGACAGACGTAATAGAAACTCTACATCACCAGTACCCGAAATTCCAACTACAAAACCTTATCGTGATGAACCAGCACCTATAAAACTCAAAACAATGGTAAATGGATTTGCCAAACCTAATGAAAAGCTAAGGCGACAATTGGAACAGAGAAAACGAACTATCAAACCCCGGACAGaatatgaagatgacgGGAGTGAccttgatgatttcattgaGGACGACACTATGGAATCAGAGAATAGACGGCAATCCCAGAGAGATACGGGATATGACCGCGATGAAATATGGGCTATGTTCAACAGGGGAAAGAGACGTTCAGATTATGCCTTCGATGATATGGAGGATGACGACATGGAGGCAAATGAGATGGaaatcttggaagaagaagaacaagctAGAAGAATGGCAAGGCTAGAGGacaaaagagaagaacaGTGGTTGAAGAGGCACGAACAGGAGAAGAAACGTCGCAAACGAATGAAAGATTAATATCACGAGTATATCGATATGCATAGTAATGAGAATACGTAATTATATAATACAAAAAGCCTGAAATCACTAGAAGAAAATCTCTGTGAAACCATAACAAACGGTGAATATGACGACTAGGAACAGAATGAAGCAGGTGATGTAATGCCAAGCCGGGGCTAAATTGAACCTGCTAAAAAGTAACAAGAGACTGATGCAGATAAGGACTAGAGAGATCACCAATGAGATAGCAATCATCGCCACTAAGAGATCGGCAACTTCCAAATCGGCTTGAGATCCTTCCTTATGGAACAAAGCCAGAACAATACCCAAGGAAATACCAGCAGTGACACAACCTGTGAATAAAGATGATAGGTACATGAAAGTGATCACTTGATCGTGTTTGTATTCGTAAACTGAATCACTGTCACCACATTCATCAGTAGCCGTGAGGTAGGCTTGCATTTCGTCGAATGAATTAGTGGTGGATGCACTACTAATGGAACCATAGTTATTTACATGGCCCAATAGTGCTCTCCTATCCTGCAAGCCAAACAGTCCTTTAATTCTCTGACATAAAATGTAGGCGGATGTGATAAAATGCTTGTTAAAGAGAATAAACCCACTATCAAAATCTGGATTTCTCTCCTCATCAGTTTGAGAACCATTGTTATCGTTGATGTAGAATCCGGTATCATGAAACTCaggatcatcatcaaattcgTTCCAGTAACGAACCCTAGGCTTTTCAATGGCCTGTTGCACCTTTGGCTTTGCGCGTATGACACTTTGTCTCCTGTTATTGCCCTCGCTTTCAAACCCTgagatcaatttctcagagcacatcttcaaagtagAGTCCCTACCcaacaagaaaaattcCTCGCTATTCAAAGCTGCATCCTCAATATCGTATTCGtctttcaacaagaatttAAACAAATCTGCCTGCAGATTATGTGAGCGATAAAGCTCGAAACAAATTTTCCACAATGTGATGTGAGGGGATAATGGATACGACTGGGTcttattttcaatcaatgCGTCACAAAGTTCAGTTAATTTCTTGTCCTTGTTAGCAGAAGCAGTAGTCGCGGGCAGTTTTGTGAGCTGCACAAATGTGTGTGGTACTGTGCTGCCACTTCCCGTTGTAACACCTTCATCCAGTGAAAGCAAGTAAATGGAATTTTCTTCGTTGCAAATGaatcttgatctcttaAAGTCGATTCTGGGGCCCACTGGCCTCAAATGACGGGATTGGACCCATTCAATCGCAGATTTTGACATGACGGAGTTTTGCATGgttgagctttcttcatGGATCGGTTCACCAGACATCAGTTTCTTCAGCTCAGCGAATCCAAAATCTGTAGTCTCTAAATGATCTCTCAAACCACCCACATGACACATCAAAATACAATGGCTGtcgtcatcatctgaaACCATAATAAGGTTTGGATGTTGATTAACATTAttatcttccaagaaaGCTGGCTGACTCTTGTTATCTAAGATGGACAAAGAAAGATGCGGCTGACTGCGATGCAAAGATGATGCAGAAGGCTGATTCTTGGCAGCAGAATCCTGGCCATGTAAATTCGAGGTAGGTGTCTCGACTGGATGATGAGCCTGTTGGCAGGTGATTGCTTGCTGTAAAGCCATGAAAGACCTAGCGGACTTGATAGACTTAGCATCCATGGAAGGGATGCTCTCTGCCGTGTCTCTGATCCCCTTTGAAGTAGAAATAATCTCATCATCTAGCATGTGGAAACCGTGATTCAAAATCATGAATTTGAACTCCTCAATGTTCTCGGTAGACACTAAAAATTTCTGCAAACTTGCATTCGCCAATACAGCGCGATCAAAAGCAAGTGAAGAGtccactttcttcttggaaGGCGATATaatatcttcatcctcattaTAAGATTTatcatttgaaagtttcaattggaaatcGTTTAGGATATTGACTATTAATGAAATTTCCAGGAGATAAGGATCCAAATCAACACTTGTAAAGGAAATCCCATCATAACCAGCAGTTACCTCAGGCAAATCACggattttttgaatgtaAGCTTGAGCCTCTGCAGCACCCACTGGGTAGTGTTTaacaaatttcttgaacagTTTCCCCAGGGCAATCTTTTGCAGAATCAAATACCTAGACAACCTTTGCAACTCAGAGCTACAATTATCCAGGTGAGATCCAACTATCTTCAGTTGCCTAGATTGTAATTTTTTATTCCTCACATCCTTACCTTCGGACTGTGGGAACCTTTTCTTATAATTTATAATAGAAGTCTCAATTCCGACCAACCTAGAAGAAATCTCCTTCACTTTCAGCGAAGTAAAAACATTCACATGATTAAATTGGTCCCGAAACAACTGCGTACACTGTTCCAAGTTTTCGCCATCGCTCCCATCACCACTCTTTGTGGTTGCACGCTTAatagctttcttcaacttttcataGTCTATATTATTTAACTTCCACTCCGGGACAGACTTGGCCAATATCTTATTACCAAACTTCATCCCAGGCGAGTTCGAGCGCTATAGCAACGTTGGATTTACGTGAAGTGTTTAGTGCAAATTAGGTTTTAATAGCACCTGGAAATATATACACAAACGTTGTCAGCGAGAACAAGTAGTCTCTCTGCCCAGGTCGGTAAAAGATCTTCGCCACTAAACACGTTGCGCACAACCGAAATGACTCCAGTGGCGATCGAGAACAAAACTTTGTTAAGAGTGGTTCGAAAAGTGGGTAAAATTACCTTCTGTTAGTTAATTAACATTTACGGCCAATTATACATATCACAGAGTTTCCGAAGGGTTGAGCATGTGGACTTTATCACAGTGTGAAAAAATaattgaaggtgaaaaaatttgggaaatgGTTGCATATGGTTTCTTGGCATTGGATTGCAGCTGCAACTTGCTGTAGAAAATGCATACATTGCATATTTTCGCTGTAAAAGGAGTCACCATACGCTGTGTAGAGACTGTGGCTGTATTGCATATGTTTTGCATATACAAAAGACCCTCTGCAAAGATGGTATAGTCAGCCAAAGATTGTGAAACTTTTTTGGATGAAATACGATTGAATTGTATACCTATTCAAAGATGACTGATCTACAGGATGCTATCATTAAGGTGCCTTGGAATGAGTTCAACTCTGTACCTTTGTTCTTGTACTCGCCGAACTGTCGCTAAGTAATGACAAAAATTGGCTAATGCTAAAAATCATACTAAAGTTCATACTTGGCCTAGTGGAAGAAGCCTGTGTACTGAAAACTTGGGTGTGATATATACTTTGCTTAGTATTTGATGACTTCAAGCATTCCCATGTGGAATTTCGTTTGGTGAAACTCAGTCAAGAGATAAAGAAGTTTTTAAATGTCAGAGTAGGAATTGAATAGCGTTGAGATTAAGACAGTCAGAATAGCCTTTCTGACACTGCACAAAAATTGCTCAGCACTCAAAGTGCCTTTGAGGTATCTCTGATTTGTCCTCTACGCTTATGAACGACGGTGAACTGACGCAAGAAGCTTCGATGTAATAATGAGAAAATCTTTCGCAACCAGCCAAATCTACAAGGTCGTGCTTTAAACTCGACGATACTTCTAGCACTAGGTGATGACTAGTGGACCCTGGAAAAGAAACATTGCAGGGACAACAACTACTAGCAACCAAGGCGAGTAAATCATAATGATGACATGGCATACAAACAGGTTTTTAACGTAGAAAATATGCACTTCTTAAATTCAAATATGAGAACTCAAGATCAGCATCGCGTTaagtatttcaaagcttgATCTGCAGATTCATGAAATAATCAACGAGGTTTCACAATGCAGGACAACTTTTCATGCGCCTACGTCTAATTTCACGTCGAAATACCCAAGGACAAACAACAAAATGCCAAATTACGtagattcttgaatcatTAATGCTGTGAATTTGTATAATATggccaatttgaagaggCTAGACAGAATCATCGGAAAGCTCTGCACAGGCTGGACGATAAAATTTCGCGTATGCAGTCATGGTTGTGGAGGATTACACCTTCAAGACTTGGTCCAAGTGTGGTAACGTGAAGTCCGACTTGGGATCCAATAAAATATATAGTTGCGTAGTCTGTTCGTCTGTTTTCGACGGCCATTTCAACCTGTGCTCAAGTATTGTACCGAacatttgatggcaagtggtGGATCCCCATTTCTTCTAGGAGGAAATGGTGGAATTGCCGTGATGGGTCTCGGACCTTGAATGAGCGTCAATAGGGGGGTAAGTCCCTATTGAATTAACCCAGGGTATAATCCAATATCACGTTTCAACTATCTCTTGGTGGGTTGACTCATTTTACTTTACATCaccatcaatttcttgttcctcGTGGCCCAATGGTCACGGCGTCTGGCTACGAACCAGAAGATTCCAGGTTCGAGTCCTGGCGGGGAAGAAATATTTTTTTCGATCAACTCATCTCaaccttcaagaagaaggccTTATCATGTATAACTGGTCAGTCAATGATTGTACTACCTTTTTAGCcctttgaagaagtatGAGTGGCTCACAGGACTCTACGACGGAGAATGTGCACATTCCGCGGTACATTAAGAATCAGCCATGGTACTATCGGGACACTAAAGGCGGCGAAGATGGCAAGGAAGATTACTTAGTGCACCATCGGCAGCTGAAAAAGGGTGGtgctcttgaaattgacaATAATTCGGAACCCAAGGTTGGTCATGGGATCAGTGATGAGTTCGAAACTGTGAAGATTGGCAAACGAGGTGGCCGTCGATGCGAGAATTGCGGTGCTACTGGTCATGTAAGAAGAGACTGTCTTGAGCGGGCTCGAAAAATACCAAAATCCGCAGAGGACTCTGGGTTAACCGTTACAGTGCGAAGGGAGACTTCTGATTCTTCTGACTGGGATGCAAGGAAGGATAGATGGTTTGGTTACACCGGGAAGGAATACGATGAATTGCTCAAGAAGTGGGAAAACCGCAAGATAGCTAGCGCACAGCCggagaaagaagagctttGGGATACggatgaagaagtggaaCTAATCAAGTTGGGGCTTTACAAAGATACGTCTGGGCTGTTAAAGCAAGACGATTCACACAACACCGCATTGCACAGGGCCTCAGTACGACTCAGAGAAGACCGAGCAGCATATTTGAACGACGTGCACTCACAAGACATCAAATATGATCCGAAATCACGTCTTTACAAGAGTGAAGAACTCGGTTCAATCGACGAAGAGTCCCATATGTTCCGCAGACATCTGACGGGTGAAGCACAAGAActggatcaattgaaaaagttcaCACTAGCACACGCCAAGAAGATGGGCGTGAGAGATGAAGTCGAGAGTGATTCAAAGGTCAGCCATGTTCTTATTGCGAACCCAACCAAGTACGAGCAAATGTTACGCCAAGAGCGTAAGAAGCAACCCCCACGAGAAGCTTCAATCACAGAATTACAAGCGAAGAAAACAACTGGCACAGCCCAATCTCGTAAGGCGAAACAGGATCTGAAGGACCTCTACGGCTAGCGCTTTATTACTCTTCTATGTGATCGTTGTGTGCgatatgaaaaattgcaagctcatcgctcttttaatgaaaagttgaaaacTGTCGATGCCCAATAAAAGACAGTGAGAGCTATCAGCCAGGCCAGTATGGAGACCAATACCTTTGTCAAGCAGTTAGCTTCGAACAGTCGGAACGTGCGGGAGAATGCATTGGAGACTTTACACAAATATTTGAACACTaaacaattcaaagatgCAAAACAGCTGCAATATAACAAACTATGGAAGGGATTGTACTATGCTATGTGGTTTAGTGATCGTCCCAGACCGCAGCAGAGACTTGCCAATGAACTTGGAGAGCTGAACGTTTTCTATTTCAATGAGCGTGATAATAAAGACGCTGAGGGAACTTTGACTTTAAATGACGAGGCATTTATCAAATTTAGTAAAGCGTTCTGGAAAATCATTTGCATGGAATGGTTCCAGATCGACCGTTACCGTATTGACAAGTTTTTAATGCTCGTCAGAAGGGTTGTTTTCAACCAGTTGaaatacttgaaattgagaaattggGACGAGCAAGTTGTAGAAGCGTACATCGACAAAGTGCTAAAATGGCTACCGCTAAGTGCGAGCCTCAAAGTGTACAACGGGGTGCCCTTGCACATTATTGATGTTCTCCTCGACGAATGGGAGAGACTCGTGCGGCCcgaagacgaagaagaagatctggATTTGGCACAGCTTGTCCAAGAGACTCCACTTGCACAGTTTCTGaaaatctttcaagatataGTTGCCAACACCGACAACAGCAAAGTGCTTAGAGAAGcgatcaagaaagaactTCTTGCGGACCCCAGACTTGTCTCCTGGGGATTTTCCACTGCAAAACCTATAACACAAGAAACCCAAAATGAGCCAGAAGACAGTGATGACGACGAGGAGGCAGAAGAGTGGCACGGTTTCTAGCTAGCTCACATAGCTCTACATAGTTAATAGACCATATTTTACCCGGCTGgcttttttttcaagtcGAGGTTCGCAGGCGAATTGAGACAGCTacatgatgaagaagacacGTCAAGGACAAGATAACCGGTGAATAAGGGGTCTGTGAGAGCCATTGAGAGTTGTCAGGACTGGATCTTAAGCAAGAATGGCCAGGATTAACGAGAAAAGTCAAGGCGCTAGTCAGATCGAGAAACTAACAGACGCTCCTTTGGAGtttgtcaaagaaggtCAACAATTTTTGGCCAAATGTAAGAAACCAGACGTTAAGGAGTACACGAAGATCGTGCGTGCGGTTGGAATCGGTTTCGTGGCTGTCGGTGTGATTGGCTACGCTATCAAACTTGTGCACATCCCAATCAGATATTTGATCGTCTAATCAATGTGTGTAGTATTCATAATTACAATTGCATTGCAATTGCCATCCGCAACTGCAATTACCTACTTTACTCTATCTCTACCCTTTCTTTAATATATAAAGGTATCGGATTTCAAACGCGAGAAAGcacttcttcaccactcTTTGAACACAAACAAGGCAAGAAACAGACGAAATGGAGGATTTGGAAGTTAAGATGGAGGGCAGTGAACCCCAGCAGACAGTTAGGACACCAGAACCGGGTCTTCAAGACGTTTTCGACCGCATAAAGACCCAATTTCCCACCTGCAAAGTAAAGAAAATAATGCAAACAGATGAAGACATCGGCAAAGTCTCGCAAGCAACCCCAGTCATTGCAGGAAGGTCTCTTGAGTTTTTCATAGCACTTTTGGTGAAGAGAAGCAGTGAAGTGGCCCGTCAGCTCGGTTGCAAGCGTATTAGCGGAGAAGTGATGAAAGAAACGATCCTGACCGATGAGAAGTTCGATTTTCTACGAGAAAACGTGTGTGGAGAGGCAGCAGACCATGGTCAAGAGGACCAAGAACAGGATTCACCTCAGGAAGACTAAGTTACTTATCTTTAGGCTGATGTTATACTATCATCCATAGTATATCGATCGATGCCCTCATGTGACCGGCTCTAACAGTTTCCtcgagaagaaaaaagaagtaaaaaatgatgaaaaaaaaaccgATGAGATGGAGACTGGAGGAGGGTTAAAAAGGAGCAGCCATGCGATGAATTGAACCCTGTAGACTCTGCTGAACAGTTCAAGAACTGGCATAGCATGGGTAGTCTCTCTTTCCAGGCAAGTAACGGTATCATATGGCCAACATACGTGGTTTTACTGCTTAGTGCGTCCGCTGTGGCGTACTGGAAGCGGGATAGTAAGACTTTCTTGAGTGCTAATGGTACTCAGAAGGCTTTGCCTCTGGCATTTAACTTTGTCGCATCTGGTTTGGGTTGTGGTGTGCTTAGTGCATACCCACAAATTGCTAATATCGATGGGTTGCACGGCTTGCTAGTGTATGCCTTAGCTGGTGGTTTGCCCATGTTTTTGTTTGCTTTCTTGGGTCCTATTATTAGAAAGAAAACTCCGAATGGGTTTGTTTTGACTGAGTGGGTTTTCCATAGGTTTGGTCTGCTTACTGGATGGTATTTGGGTGCTTGTACTATCTTGACCGTTTTCCTGTTTATGGTGAGTGAAGTGGCTTCTTTAAAATATGCGATTGAAACCATTGCTGGGATCAAGGCTTTGCCCGTGATTATTATCGAATGTGTGGTTACTACCATTTACACTACGATCGGTGGGTTTCATATCTCGTTCATCACCGATACGTTGCAAGTCAGTGTTGTGTTTGTTCTATTGATTATCGTTGCGTGTGCAATGGGCAAATACGTTCACATTGACAGTTCGATGATCGAACCTTCTGGTCTGCTCAAGGCTAACAAGCTAGGTTGGCAATTGGTTTACATTTTAACGTTTGCTATCTTCACGAACGATTTCTTCATGAGTGGGTTCTGGCTTAGAACTTTtgcttcaagatcaaacaaGGATCTAATGATCGGCTGTTCGATCGCTTGTGTTATTTTAGTGGTTTTTGTCACTGTCATCGGTGTCACTGGGTTTATCGCCGTCTGGGCAGGCTTGATCTCAGTcgcagatgaagaaaactCCGGTGCggctttcttcatcctACTGGCGCAGCTACCTTCTTGGGTCATGGGGTTCACCCTGgtgtttgttgttgtgttATCCACTTGTACCttggattctttgcaaagcgCTTTGGTGTCATCGGTCTCCAATGATGTCTTTAGAAACAAGATTCCCATCATGTACGTTCGTGGGTTGGTCTTGCTAGTGATGGTCCCTGTTGTCGTTGTTGGTCTGATCGCTGAAGACGTTTTGAGTATCTACCTGATTGTTGATCTGCTCTCCAGTAGTGTTGTGCCAGTACTAGTCTTTGGTCTGTCTAAGAGATTCGAAAAGTACTGGACTGGTTGGGAAGTCGTTGGCGGTGGTCTTGGAGGTATTCTAGCCACCTGGATCTTCGGTACCGTTTACTACGACTCCCCTGAGGAAGGTGGGAAACTATTACTGATTACCAATGGGTTGTACGCCGATGATTGGGGTACCTTTGGTGCGTTTGTTGTCGCACCATTTGGTGGTATTGcctttggtttcttcatcatgcTTATCAGACTGGACTGCGTCAAGCTTTACAGCAACAAGGACGGCGTATTCCACAGATCTGCCAACAAAGTCGGTGCCGTTACTGGTATTACTGGCTTGCATCGCTTCTACAGACACTGGGAAGACCGTCTAATCACACGTTCAAACGTTGAAGTAGTTAACGAAACCGAGAGTCTCACACTACAAAACACGACAACCTTGGACAAGAAACAATCTGCAGTTGACACTTACCAGTCTACTCTCTTTGCCGAATAATACTACATAAATAAACTCATAATTCACACATTTAATACACCAATACTGGGCTTCtagctcttcaaattgacgAAATCTGACAC contains these protein-coding regions:
- the SPT2 gene encoding Spt2p (similar to Saccharomyces cerevisiae SPT2 (YER161C); ancestral locus Anc_8.224) — protein: MSFLSKISNLRKATPVVPPKQEPVSDKKSNEEEYTILPRNYVREEDPAVRRLKELRRQELLKSGELSKKVRGQSKPAPTRRRKDDDEGGSMGTKFKRKVRPHSAGSSLPTTNAKKAEPLKKLSFDELMKQAENNAQEKPNAMKEPSPVNSGPHRIPKSQGTTQQYVKKIGFKKGADRRNRNSTSPVPEIPTTKPYRDEPAPIKLKTMVNGFAKPNEKLRRQLEQRKRTIKPRTEYEDDGSDLDDFIEDDTMESENRRQSQRDTGYDRDEIWAMFNRGKRRSDYAFDDMEDDDMEANEMEILEEEEQARRMARLEDKREEQWLKRHEQEKKRRKRMKD
- the VTC5 gene encoding Vtc5p (similar to Saccharomyces cerevisiae YDR089W; ancestral locus Anc_8.223); amino-acid sequence: MKFGNKILAKSVPEWKLNNIDYEKLKKAIKRATTKSGDGSDGENLEQCTQLFRDQFNHVNVFTSLKVKEISSRLVGIETSIINYKKRFPQSEGKDVRNKKLQSRQLKIVGSHLDNCSSELQRLSRYLILQKIALGKLFKKFVKHYPVGAAEAQAYIQKIRDLPEVTAGYDGISFTSVDLDPYLLEISLIVNILNDFQLKLSNDKSYNEDEDIISPSKKKVDSSLAFDRAVLANASLQKFLVSTENIEEFKFMILNHGFHMLDDEIISTSKGIRDTAESIPSMDAKSIKSARSFMALQQAITCQQAHHPVETPTSNLHGQDSAAKNQPSASSLHRSQPHLSLSILDNKSQPAFLEDNNVNQHPNLIMVSDDDDSHCILMCHVGGLRDHLETTDFGFAELKKLMSGEPIHEESSTMQNSVMSKSAIEWVQSRHLRPVGPRIDFKRSRFICNEENSIYLLSLDEGVTTGSGSTVPHTFVQLTKLPATTASANKDKKLTELCDALIENKTQSYPLSPHITLWKICFELYRSHNLQADLFKFLLKDEYDIEDAALNSEEFFLLGRDSTLKMCSEKLISGFESEGNNRRQSVIRAKPKVQQAIEKPRVRYWNEFDDDPEFHDTGFYINDNNGSQTDEERNPDFDSGFILFNKHFITSAYILCQRIKGLFGLQDRRALLGHVNNYGSISSASTTNSFDEMQAYLTATDECGDSDSVYEYKHDQVITFMYLSSLFTGCVTAGISLGIVLALFHKEGSQADLEVADLLVAMIAISLVISLVLICISLLLLFSRFNLAPAWHYITCFILFLVVIFTVCYGFTEIFF
- the SLU7 gene encoding mRNA splicing protein SLU7 (similar to Saccharomyces cerevisiae SLU7 (YDR088C); ancestral locus Anc_8.222), encoding MSGSQDSTTENVHIPRYIKNQPWYYRDTKGGEDGKEDYLVHHRQLKKGGALEIDNNSEPKVGHGISDEFETVKIGKRGGRRCENCGATGHVRRDCLERARKIPKSAEDSGLTVTVRRETSDSSDWDARKDRWFGYTGKEYDELLKKWENRKIASAQPEKEELWDTDEEVELIKLGLYKDTSGLLKQDDSHNTALHRASVRLREDRAAYLNDVHSQDIKYDPKSRLYKSEELGSIDEESHMFRRHLTGEAQELDQLKKFTLAHAKKMGVRDEVESDSKVSHVLIANPTKYEQMLRQERKKQPPREASITELQAKKTTGTAQSRKAKQDLKDLYG
- the RRP1 gene encoding Rrp1p (similar to Saccharomyces cerevisiae RRP1 (YDR087C); ancestral locus Anc_8.221), encoding METNTFVKQLASNSRNVRENALETLHKYLNTKQFKDAKQLQYNKLWKGLYYAMWFSDRPRPQQRLANELGELNVFYFNERDNKDAEGTLTLNDEAFIKFSKAFWKIICMEWFQIDRYRIDKFLMLVRRVVFNQLKYLKLRNWDEQVVEAYIDKVLKWLPLSASLKVYNGVPLHIIDVLLDEWERLVRPEDEEEDLDLAQLVQETPLAQFLKIFQDIVANTDNSKVLREAIKKELLADPRLVSWGFSTAKPITQETQNEPEDSDDDEEAEEWHGF
- the SSS1 gene encoding translocon subunit SSS1 (similar to Saccharomyces cerevisiae SSS1 (YDR086C); ancestral locus Anc_8.220), with translation MARINEKSQGASQIEKLTDAPLEFVKEGQQFLAKCKKPDVKEYTKIVRAVGIGFVAVGVIGYAIKLVHIPIRYLIV
- the BUR6 gene encoding negative cofactor 2 transcription regulator complex subunit BUR6 (similar to Saccharomyces cerevisiae BUR6 (YER159C); ancestral locus Anc_8.219), which translates into the protein MEDLEVKMEGSEPQQTVRTPEPGLQDVFDRIKTQFPTCKVKKIMQTDEDIGKVSQATPVIAGRSLEFFIALLVKRSSEVARQLGCKRISGEVMKETILTDEKFDFLRENVCGEAADHGQEDQEQDSPQED
- the TDEL0A01440 gene encoding uncharacterized protein (ancestral locus Anc_8.218) → MGSLSFQASNGIIWPTYVVLLLSASAVAYWKRDSKTFLSANGTQKALPLAFNFVASGLGCGVLSAYPQIANIDGLHGLLVYALAGGLPMFLFAFLGPIIRKKTPNGFVLTEWVFHRFGLLTGWYLGACTILTVFLFMVSEVASLKYAIETIAGIKALPVIIIECVVTTIYTTIGGFHISFITDTLQVSVVFVLLIIVACAMGKYVHIDSSMIEPSGLLKANKLGWQLVYILTFAIFTNDFFMSGFWLRTFASRSNKDLMIGCSIACVILVVFVTVIGVTGFIAVWAGLISVADEENSGAAFFILLAQLPSWVMGFTLVFVVVLSTCTLDSLQSALVSSVSNDVFRNKIPIMYVRGLVLLVMVPVVVVGLIAEDVLSIYLIVDLLSSSVVPVLVFGLSKRFEKYWTGWEVVGGGLGGILATWIFGTVYYDSPEEGGKLLLITNGLYADDWGTFGAFVVAPFGGIAFGFFIMLIRLDCVKLYSNKDGVFHRSANKVGAVTGITGLHRFYRHWEDRLITRSNVEVVNETESLTLQNTTTLDKKQSAVDTYQSTLFAE